The DNA region GTGCGTTATGCGTATCATTTCTTCTCTCACTTACTTGCTCCTTTCGCTTTCTATGTTAGGTAATTacttgtttgtttaattttttctctctagtggccaaatttaaatcaaaattaacttACATTAACCAACAAGTTATACTATGTTTGGATTTCAGTTTTGTGGCTTCAAACATGCTTTTTTGGAGCATCAAAAGTATTATGATTTGTGTTTGGTTGTCTCCAAAAGTTATTTTCTTGCCAGCGTTTCATTTTAAACAGAGTTTGGCGCGGAAGTAGCATGGAAGTTTGCTCTTGAAAACTCATTTTCCGTTGGAAGCATTTAtccaataacaacatcaaataaaaatacttttaacaaacgaattttattttatcaacatattcttgaataaaaaatattcaaacatatatTATACTAAACTCATTTGTTACCAAACTTGAATTATCAACATCCTTATGAttcaaacatatatttataaattttaattcaaacatgTATTTGTTGATCTTGGTAAACTTTTTTTGTAATCTGAGTTgtattaaacttaatttttttttaaaagatcttAAATTTAAGTGCtctgaataagaaaaaaaaattcatatagtCCATCAAATTAATTATCTAATATGCCCCATAAGGTGATAAAAAAGCTAACATTAAATGAGAATGTAAATTGACTTTActaaatttgttttgttttaattaatgtaCTCAGTGACGTCACTAGAAGTTAGTAATCTAGAAGATATCCTTCCTCTATTATTactagtataaaatatttttgacttCTGGGGTTGGTGGCACGATACATCTATAGTGTGTTAGGTTTTGCACTGTGGTGAAACAGAAGCAATTAATCTTCCACATTTATAGCATCACAACTGGCTTCCagatccattttttttaataaaaaaactggCTTCCAGATTTCTTCATTAAAAACGTGATTTTGAGAGTCTCATTGTACATTGCAAATAGGGATGGAAGTAGGTGGAATAGCCCTTTAGAGGCCTCTGATTCAACTAAGGCCTAATTTCATCCAActcatttaataaatatgttaagtttagattttttaaaaagtttatttaaataaatagatgATATTACATGTTTCAAGAAAAATCTATTGTCTGACCCTTTTAATAATAACATgttatagtaaaaatattaccaatgatatataatattataattattttatttaaattataaaattattttagtagtttaacaatttgaatcattttaGTTGATGTAATATAAATGGGTAGCATGAATAAAGATTCTTTGCTTTAggtgagatttaaaaaactttgGTAGTATGTTACATgtaatatttatagaaaaattttgTCACAtgtaatgtttaaaattatcttattattgtttaatgataattttttattttattttaaaaaaaatatttttttacactttttaatatGATACAGACATTTAAATGAGAGCTGACAGActcttataagaataaaaaactcAAGCCTACGTATAAACGGGCAGGTAATATATCTAAATGTAAAATGTAAAAGGTCAGACTTAaatagaattattattattattataaaagaaatattttcatcaatttcattgattatatttttttgtttattcttcTGTtacattcaaaataattttaaaaatacttttcatttatatttttatattacatatatatacttaaatatttgtataatatgggatatttattaaatattattgttggcatggaaaaaaatcagaaaaaaagagaaattaataacaaatatttaaatggactttaaattaatacttatttttttgtctaattaggctattgaaaaatcattattatagtaattatttttttttgttaaaataatctCTTAAAAGCTAGAAtcgtttatatatttattttatataatattaaaatagtaaTGTGAAGTACgaatttaataataatgatattttattttaaaaataattttgataaaatattataataaaaatttaatatttaacaaactatttatttcaaaaaattaaaagacttaTATCACAGCAACCTAATATTTTcatgtatatttcttttttggaGTCAATTCCTAGTTTGCTACCACCTTCCAGGACTGCAGCCAACGGTTAATGGGAATTAATTGCTTTTAGATGAAAGAACTGATAACGATACACAATTAGAAATGAAAAACCAAAATCACACAATCGCTGTGCctaaaagattataaaaatgcAACCACCCTACAAAAATTGGCTCCAAAGTCCAAACCTCCAACAAAGCAACGTAAGATTTGGGTTTTAGCTGGAGGTGTTCGTTTATGTCACTGGAGAGGAAAATCAGTACTGAACCTATGACCAATCCCTTGATAGTGAAAGCAGTGCGCATTGCATGTATATTGCTgatgttaaaatttaaatgcaGTATTAAATTGTGGTTGTCAAAATAGTTTTGAATGAGGAAAGTActacctttccttttttttttttttaactttaattttaatcattttttgggGTACTATTTTTAGGTAACACATTTCAAATGTGGAGGGGTTTCCCTGGGAGTTGGTATGCAACATCATGTAGCAGATGGAGCCTCTGGTCTGCACTTCATCAATACATGGTCAGATGTGGCTCGTGGCTTGGATGTTTCCATTCCACCATTCATTGATCGTACAATACTTCGTGCCCGTGATCCACCTCGACCCGTTTTTGATCACATTGAATACAAGCCCCCACCAGCCATGAAGACTCAACAAGCTACTAATGCATCAGCAGCTGTCTCTATTTTCAGACTCACGCGTGACCAGCTCAACACACTGAAAGCCAAATCCAAAGAAGATGGCAACACAATCAGCTATAGTTCTTATGAGATGTTGGCGGGTCACGTGTGGCGAAGTGTAAGCAAAGCAAGAGCACTTCCTGATGATCAAGAAACCAAATTGTACATTGCAACTGATGGAAGGTCAAGGTTGCAGCCTCCTACCCCACCCGGTTACTTTGGCAATGTGATTTTCACAACCACACCTATAGCTGTGGCAGGTGATCTGATGTCAAAACCAACATGGTATGCTGCAAGCAGAATCCACAATGCATTGTTACGAATGGACAACGATTATTTGAGATCGGCTCTTGACTATCTAGAACTGCAACCCGATCTAAAAGCGCTGGTTCGTGGGGCTCATACTTTCAAGTGTCCAAACCTTGGTATCACTAGCTGGACTAGGCTTCCAATCCATGATGCTGACTTTGGTTGGGGAAGGCCAATATTCATGGGACCTGGTGGAATTGCATACGAGGGGCTATCTTTCATAATTCCAAGCTCAACCAATGATGGGAGCCTATCTGTGGCCATAGCTCTTCAGCCTGACCATATGAAGCTGTTTAAGGATTTCTTGTATGACATTTGAAGAATCATTGCCTTCAAGCCATATGGAACGCCACAATGTTTCTAGGTGGGGTTTTCTTTCCCCTCGTACCTTTGTTATCTCTCGATGCTTTTGACAAACGGTATGCAACTGTTAATGGGACTCCTTTCAGTTTTATATGGACTACATTAagtgttgtaaatttttataatctGTAAACGTAAACGAACTTTAACAACAGTTGATTTGATATTACAAGTTTCTGTTCCTAAATATAATGCCATAACTGAGAGGTGTATTTTTACAATTCTTCTAATTGGAGGAAATTTGAAAGGTAATTGTAAAAACTGGTTTTGTACTAAGATATAGGTTGTCCTTGCTACTTGCACTAGTAATCCAGTAGAGGAAATCCTTCCTTTCTCCTTGTCCAAAGATTTCACTTGAGGTTATTTTAAAAACCGGCCAACTCTCAAGTTGGACACTTTGAACCATGGGTAGTAACATTTAGGAGAAGGTGTGCaataatttgtttgattttatttgtgGAGATTTtgagtaaaagaaataagaatttgaaaatttaagttttaggtATAAAAAAAGACTATAGAAGGATCAAATTTGCTTTgaaataagaaattgaaattgtcatccCTACCTAGAATTCGCCTTGACAATAACTTTGTgtggaaatttcaatttaacATAAACGAAAAGAggaaggagagagaaagaagtttgCGGGTAAGTGAAGGATCTCCATTTGGACATACGATTGCGTAGAAGGGAAGCAGAGTGTGCAATGCGCAATTTGGGTTTCTACTTTCTACCTTGCTCTGCATCAGATGCGTATTTCACTTTACGTTTTCTGAGTAACCCATTCGTAAAAGTCAGCACATACAATTTGCAAACTTGCAACATGGTATctgtttttgataatttttactaGTTGTaggtattttccctttttattttcacaattttGAAGATGACGTATACCTCTAGATTAGAAGACAATTAAAAGTGGCGCAAATTCATTTAGTGGTTGCAAGAATATGGAATACAGTGATGTTCTTCCTTAGCATGATTATCCGTTAAGTTGATggtttgtttttcatttcaacGGAATATGAGCTGGTTGGTTTCATTTCAACAGAATATTGCTAAACCTAATATGTGTTGCCAATTAAACCCAATGTAAGTTAGAAGGATgtacataaaattttattcattctaTCACTTGTAATGCCTTGTTCCTTAAGCAATATGTTGCTGGAAAAAAAAGTTTCCCCTTCCCCTCCTCTATATTTGCTGTTTCAAAACAAATGATCTTATTGTTATGTATTAGTcgtttcatatattattttctgtTGTAAACCGTTGTGCATGATCGACTGACAGGGTAAATAGCAGTATGAGAGCAAAACTCATCATTATTCATGCAGGAGTTCTGCAATTTCATTTAGTAGATTATTAGTTTCAAACTTGAAATAAATTGGTAGATTATAGGTGAAAGGGCTCGAGAGTAAGTATTgtcattttcaatttaattaaaaaaatgataaacagagcagtttttatttttggtttcataaaactattttattgaCGTCTTAATCTTGACTCTTAATTCAGCTTATGAAATTCATAATAGTATgatttaacaattaacattgaTGAATTCACTAAATAGTTTACAattcctgaaaaaaaaaaatatagaattagtTCCATTTCTGCTTCTGTATTATCAGTTATCAATACTAGCCAAAGGTGTAGTCAAGAATTTCAACCCCACAAGTTCAACCTTTTCATATTCGCATCAACTTACACTTGAATGCTTTACGCCACCCCCTCCCAACTAACAGGCAACGGTTCAAACATTCATTCATTGATATGATGGATGACAACATATGAGTATTCAAAAGGAGGACACACAAACTGATCTACAAGCAAAGACGTTCATAGTAACGTAACGGAGGCactcaaaatatatattgaaaaataagttGCCACTATTTAGAGGCATTAATGATTAAACAAGAGAAACATATGGTAACCATGGATTACATCAAACCAAGTGGAAGGGAAACAATATGACTAAAGCCAAGCTTACAAATGGATTAAATATTGAGACCCAAAAGAGAGGCTCTGATGGTGCAGAACTTTGACGTGGCCGGCGATTAACATCAGCAGTGCCACCAGCTCCTGTCTTTCCTCTACTTCCTGTGCCTCCTGAACTTCCTCCACCTTGTGCTTTTCTTGTAGTATTAAGTATTTCTTCTTTGTACCCGTCTTTAGTTTCCTCAACTTTGTCGTTCAACCTTATTGACTCTTCTATGCTTCCATATAACTTCCCTATTATACACCACTGaataacattaatataaaagtGACAGTGAAAAAAAAGGGTGCCAACAAATATAGAAAACAATTTAGATGAACAAGTCTCGTACCAAGAAGTTCTTGTGCTTGTCCATTGCTCTGGATTAGGCCTTTACCTTCTGAGGTTGATATGGCTTGAATGCCTGAAATGAGTAGGAACAAAGCAAGGAATCTTACCTTCATCTTAGGGGTTGGGACTTGGAAAAGCAAAAGCGAGGGCTGATTCTTTGTAAATTGTTGGGTGTACTGGATTTTCGTTGAACAATGTCCAAAGCCTAGCACAAGTAGGGGTATCAGGTTTTTGAGTTATCTGGTCTAGGGTAGGGTTAAGGTATTTATaggttttattaatttatttcattaagcAAAGGTGAGAATTGAGAACTGAGACAGCGTAGTGTCAaggtttaaatatttgttaaaagataAGTGTTCACGTTTAGTGTCAAATCATGTTCAGCATAAGATTCTCTGAAAAGGTAAATACTTGTAAATATTGATAACTGAGAAGCATGGGGAGAACTATTTTCTGTACACAGAATAAGAATAAGTAGAGTCTCTCCTGGCCATGCCCGTCTACCGAGACACTAAAAAATACATGTTTGATTTTCCGTTAAAAATATTACCATATGAGTTTTAATGTAAATCTaacacataaatataaaaataaaatgaacacagAATCCTGATCAGttgataaaattatgttttgaataATCAAATGTAATTTTGTAACGGATTTTCAAATATACTCAAGTTTTATGCTCAAGCATGGATAAAGTGTGTATATGGAGCAGGCCCTTACACACATTTAGCATACCTATAGTACGagtatgtttcttttattttaagggtATGTTAAAGCCGTAATTTGTCTCGTGGGGTTAGGACAATTTATTCTAGAAGGGTGGTTCTTGTTTTAGGCAAAAATGCTAAACAATAAAGTCGAAACAACGATTTGACAAGAGAACaagtataataaataatgtgtgaTAAAGTAAAAAGCAATCTCTGTGACACAGTACAAATTAACATAACCATGTATTATGTATATGCATAATGCATGATTTGACAATGCTAAAACGTGGCTAAATATCAAACATAGCTCCGGATGCTGATCAAGCCATTGTCATTAGAGGAAGATGAAAAGACCGCGTTCTCATTTAGGAGAAATTATCCTGTGTGATTTTAATCAATctttatatgatatataatcacattttttcttcaataaatataagtattttgaataattattagTCTCGTGTTCTTGATCCACAATACCTtaggttataaaaaaagaagcatcctTAGCACTGCCAAATGGAAAAACCGAGGTTTAAGGGAAACCACTCGTCCCAGTCTCAACACTGAAGCAGGATTTTTTGTATGATATACACAGCTTATGCTGAGAGGAGACACCACGCAACATGCACGGGGCATCTCTTGCTGTGGCCAGTGAGGAATAAAGCAAATGACAACGTGTTTGGATAATTGGATCTACCACTGTTTCAGTTTCAGTGTTCACAACAAGGCTATTTTGTATTGTATGGTCTATTTTCTCTGATCTCAAATATCTTACTAGTCATCAACATGTCCTTTATGTTAAAGTAGAATTAAATTTAGAttctttaaataagattttaagtttaaattttgtggataaaaaaaatttgattacaaagtgataaattatagaaattaatcatcaataaattgAAGATTGATCTTCATGCAATTGTTGAAATTGAACGGACTTCCTTGGTAAAGTGCAGATTTGTCCAGGTCAATTTATACCGAATtgcttctttctcttctcttctttgtaccaaatacatatacatatcagcgattaatgaaaattattgataaaaaaatttaaaatataaaaataatataaatagacCCTAGAGAtcttaaatagttaaatatacTATCTAACTTCTATACTTTTAACCTCATCGTAAAAGTACTTACTTAATCGTTAGAGTGATTATAAGTATATCACCAAAATTTAACTCGTGCCAACAAGAGGAGTTTCCATTCGTCTATTCCTCTCTTTATGGATTGGTGTTAAACATTTGGTGTCATTTGTAGAAATGATCGagaaaatattatcattataagaaagaaaaatactaaaatagtaattaatcagtaaaatactaaaatagtattgaaatttaaatgaaattgaaaaaataactaATGATATCTCTATTTATCATATgcagttaattattaattataaatttaaatatatttttaatcttctaaattgagtattttttttttgtttttcaaaaaaaaatattattcttaaaattttgaaaagattattttttgttcatcTTAATTTGTATAagactttattatttttaaaataattaaaagacacattattttatattatcatacaacataaattattcaatttttaaaatctattttcaaaaatttatataaattattatatagtcACAAGTAatcaacttttataataattacttaaaaaggtatcttttacatattttattttatttttattaaaaaataattgcatttttatattaaaaaaaacaattgtcaatacttttaaaatattaatccagatatactaaaaggtatttaaaaaaaaaaatgcttgtcTTAGCCAGTAAAATTAGTAAAAGAAGAAAGTGGAAACACGAAGGGAGGGTCTTGTCTTCTCCAGAACTCTCTTGTTTGTTTTCACTCGTTGCTGAAGTTTCAAt from Glycine soja cultivar W05 chromosome 8, ASM419377v2, whole genome shotgun sequence includes:
- the LOC114422510 gene encoding shikimate O-hydroxycinnamoyltransferase-like isoform X2; translated protein: MMINVKESTMVRPAEEVARRVVWNSNVDLVVPNFHTPSVYFYRSNGATNFFDGKVMKEALTKVLVPFYPMAGRLRRDDDGRVEIDCDGQGVLFVEADTGAVIDDFGDFAPTLELRQLIPAVDYSQGIASYPLLVLQVTHFKCGGVSLGVGMQHHVADGASGLHFINTWSDVARGLDVSIPPFIDRTILRARDPPRPVFDHIEYKPPPAMKTQQATNASAAVSIFRLTRDQLNTLKAKSKEDGNTISYSSYEMLAGHVWRSVSKARALPDDQETKLYIATDGRSRLQPPTPPGYFGNVIFTTTPIAVAGDLMSKPTWYAASRIHNALLRMDNDYLRSALDYLELQPDLKALVRGAHTFKCPNLGITSWTRLPIHDADFGWGRPIFMGPGGIAYEGLSFIIPSSTNDGSLSVAIALQPDHMKLFKDFLYDI
- the LOC114422510 gene encoding shikimate O-hydroxycinnamoyltransferase-like isoform X1, encoding MFFVPCMKTTSPSLTCYVSIYCNVCVIPLVCLVCEQLIREMMINVKESTMVRPAEEVARRVVWNSNVDLVVPNFHTPSVYFYRSNGATNFFDGKVMKEALTKVLVPFYPMAGRLRRDDDGRVEIDCDGQGVLFVEADTGAVIDDFGDFAPTLELRQLIPAVDYSQGIASYPLLVLQVTHFKCGGVSLGVGMQHHVADGASGLHFINTWSDVARGLDVSIPPFIDRTILRARDPPRPVFDHIEYKPPPAMKTQQATNASAAVSIFRLTRDQLNTLKAKSKEDGNTISYSSYEMLAGHVWRSVSKARALPDDQETKLYIATDGRSRLQPPTPPGYFGNVIFTTTPIAVAGDLMSKPTWYAASRIHNALLRMDNDYLRSALDYLELQPDLKALVRGAHTFKCPNLGITSWTRLPIHDADFGWGRPIFMGPGGIAYEGLSFIIPSSTNDGSLSVAIALQPDHMKLFKDFLYDI
- the LOC114424282 gene encoding uncharacterized protein LOC114424282 isoform X1, encoding MKVRFLALFLLISGIQAISTSEGKGLIQSNGQAQELLGKLYGSIEESIRLNDKVEETKDGYKEEILNTTRKAQGGGSSGGTGSRGKTGAGGTADVNRRPRQSSAPSEPLFWVSIFNPFVSLALVILFPFHLV
- the LOC114424282 gene encoding uncharacterized protein LOC114424282 isoform X2, translating into MDKHKNFLWCIIGKLYGSIEESIRLNDKVEETKDGYKEEILNTTRKAQGGGSSGGTGSRGKTGAGGTADVNRRPRQSSAPSEPLFWVSIFNPFVSLALVILFPFHLV